The sequence CGACCTGCAGATCGCCGAGCTCCGCGACATGACCGAGCCCCGGGTCCGCGACCTGCGCCACGCGCTCGGCGTCCGGCCGGTCTACAACACCGTCGACACCTGCGCCGCCGAGTTCGCCGCGCGCACGCCCTACCTCTACTCCACCTACGACGAGGAGACCGAGGTCCCGTACGGCGAGCGCCCCAAGGTCCTCATCCTCGGCTCGGGGCCGAACCGGATCGGCCAGGGCATCGAGTTCGACTACGCCTGCGTGCACGCCTCCTTCGAGCTGTCGGCGGCCGGCTACGAGACCGTCATGGTCAACTGCAACCCCGAGACGGTCTCCACCGACTACGACACCTCCGACCGGCTCTACTTCGAGCCGCTCACCCTGGAGGACGTCCTGGAGGTCGTCCACGCCGAGCAGCAGACCGGCCCGGTCGCGGGCGTCATCGTCCAGCTCGGCGGCCAGACCCCGCTCGGCCTGGCCCAGGCGCTCAAGGACGCCGGGGTCCCGATCGTCGGCACCTCGCCGGAGTCGATCCACCTCGCCGAGGAGCGCGGCGCGTTCGGCCGCGTCCTGGCCGAGGCCGGGCTGCCCGCGCCCAAGCACGGCACCGCGGTCACCGTGGACGAGGCCCTGGCGATCGCCGGGGAGATCGGCTACCCGGTCCTGGTCCGGCCCTCCTACGTCCTCGGCGGCGCCGGCATGGCCATCGTCTACGACGACGAGACGCTGACGACCTACATGTCCAAGGCCGGCGCGGCCAGCGACCACCCGGTGCTGGTGGACAAGTTCCTCGACGAGGCCGTCGAGATCGACGTGGACGCGCTGTTCGACGGCGAGGAGCTCTACCTCGGCGGCGTGATGGAGCACATCGAGGAGGCCGGCATCCACTCCGGCGACTCGGCGTGCTCGCTGCCCCCGATGACGCTCGGCAGCCACGACATCAAGCGCATCCGCGCCGCCACCGAGGAGATCGCCCGCGGCGTGGGCGTGCGCGGCCTGCTCAACGTGCAGTACGCCATGTCGGCCAACATCCTCTACGTGCTGGAGGCCAACCCGCGTGCCAGCCGTACGGTGCCGTTCGTCTCCAAGGCCACGGCGGTGCCGCTGGCCAAGGCGGCGGCCCGCGTGATGATGGGCGCCACGGTGGCCGAGCTGCGCGCCGAGGGCATGCTCCCGGCCGAGGGCGACGGCGGCACCATGCCGCTGGACGCGCCCATCGCGGTCAAGGAGGCGGTGCTGCCGTTCAACCGCTTCCGCGGCGTGGACACCGTGCTGGGCCCGGAGATGCGCTCCACCGGCGAGGTCATGGGCATCGACCGGTTCTTCGGCACGGCCTACGCCAAGTCGCAGGCCGCCGCCTACGGCTCGCTGCCGACCGGCGGGCGGGCGTTCGTCTCGGTGGCGAACCGGGACAAGCGTGCGATGATCTTCCCGGTCAAGGCGCTCGCGGACCTCGGTTTCGAGATTCTGGCCACCGAGGGAACGGCCGAGGTGCTGCGCCGTAACGGCGTCCATGCCAAGATCGTGCGAAAGCAGAGCGACGGAACCGGTCCCGAGGGTGAGCCGACCATCGGCCGGCGCATCCTGGATGGTGAGGTGGATCTCATCGTGAACACGCCCTTCGGCAGCCCCGGCCAGTCCGGGCCGCGGCTGGACGGCTACGAGATCCGCACCGCCGCCGTGCTGCGGGGCATCCCCTGCATCACGACCGTCCAGGGGCTCGCCGCGGCCGTCCAGGGCATCCAGGCCATCGTCCGCGGCGACATCGGCGTACGGTCGCTCCAGGAGCACGCGGAGCAGCTGAGGGGATGAGCGAGTGCGGTGGCCGGCGAAGAACGAGCCGTCCGCGGAGCGAGTGAGGAGCCGGACGCGACCATAGGCACGGCGGCTGCGGGGCTGACGCGCCCCAGGCGGAGGTGAGGGAGACGCCTGTTACTCCGGTACAGGTGACGGGCACGGTGCTGACGACGCGCCGGGTCGACGCCTATCATGCGCTGACCGTGGTCGCACCCGGCATCGCCGAGCGGTTCCGGCCCGGCCACTTCGTCGCGGTGGCCGTCGGCGGGGCGCAGACGTCGACGCTGACGCGCCGTGCCTTCTCCATCCACGACGTCAAGCCCGACTACAGCGGCACGGTGGAGTTCGTCTTCACCGTGCGCGGTCCCGGCACGGCCTGGCTGGCCGAGCGCCGCGCCCGCGACACGCTGGACCTGGTCGGGCCGCTCGGCCGCCCGTTCCCGCTGCCGCGCGACCCGGTGACCTGCGTCCTGGTGGGCGGCGAGTACGGCTCGGCGACGCTGTTCGCCGTGGCCGACGCGCTCCAGCAGCGCGGCTGCCGCGTCGACTTCGTGCTGGGCGCGGCCTCCGCCGACCGGGTGTTCGGCGCGCTGCGCGCCCGCAGGATGGGGGAGACGACCACGCTGACCACCGAGGACGGCTCCCTGGGCCTGCGCGGCCGGGTCACCGACGTGCTGCCCGGCGTGATCGCCGACGTCCGGGCCGACGTGGTCTACGCCTGCGGCCCGATGCCGATGCTGCGCGGCGTCACCGCCGTGGCGGTCGAGTTCGACATCCCGGTCCAGGTGGCCGTGGAGGAGCGGATGGCGTGCGGGATCGGCGTCTGCATGACGTGCGTGCTGCCCGTCATCGGCGACGACGGCGTGACCCGGATGGTGCGCTCGTGCGTCGAAGGTCCGGTCTTCCGGGGCGAGCGCGTCCGCTTCGACGATGTGGGAACGATCCCGTTCGACGCGCTCGGAGCGCCCGGTGGGGGATCGCGGAATGTCGGTTGACATGCGGACGTACCTGGGGCACGTGGAACTGGTCAACCCGATCATCACGGCCGCGGGGTGCGCGGCGTCGGGCTCCGAGCTCGCCCAGTTCTTCGACCTGGGCCGGATCGGCGCGCTGACCACGCGGTCGATCACGATGGCCCCCAGAGCGGGCCGTCCGACCCCCAGGATGGCCGAGACGCCCTCGGGCATGCTCAACGCCATCGGCCTGCAGGGGCCGGGCGTGGACGCCTTCCTGGAGCGCGAGCTGCCCTGGCTGGCCCAGCGGAACGTCAGGACCGTGGTCTCCATCGGCGGCGGCACCGTGGCCGAGTACACCGCGCTGGCCCGCAGGCTCACCGACGCCCCCGGGGTGAGCGCCGTGGAGGTCAACCTGTCCTGTCCCAACATCGAGGACCGGGGGCGCGTCTTCGCCCGCGACGGGGCCGCCTCGGCCGAGGTGGTCGCCTCGGTGCGCTCGGTGATGCGCTACGACGTGCCCGTGGTGGCCAAGCTCTCCCCGGACGTGATGGACGTCGTGAGCGTCGCCCGCGCGTGCGTGGACGGCGGCGCGGACGCGCTCTCGATGATCAACAACCCGCTCGGCATGAGCATCGACACCGAAGCCATGCGCCCGTCGCTGGCGGCGGTCACCGGCGGGCTGTCCGGACCGGCCATCCGGCCGCTGGCCGTACGCTGCGTGTGGCAGGTCCACGCCGCGCTGCCCAGCGTGCCCATCATCGGCATGGGCGGCGTGCTGACCGGCAGGGACGCCTTCGAGCTCATCCTCGCCGGGGCCTGTGTCGTCGCCGTCGGCACCGCGCTGTTCCATGACCCCTACGCCTGCCTGCGCATCCTGCGCGAGCTGGAGGAGCTCCTGGCGGCCCGGGGGTTCCACCGGCTGGCCGACGCGGTCGGGCTGGCCCATCGCCCGCCGGGGGCGCCCACCCGGCACCGGACAGACCTAGAGGAGAGTTCCCTGTGACGCCCGCACCCATCGCCGTCGCCCTGGACGCACCCGACCTGGAGACCGCGGCCCACTGGGCGAGCCTGGTGACGCCCCACGTCAGCACGGTCAAGGTCGGACTCGAACTCTACCTCCGTTACGGACCCGAGGTGATCGCCTCGGTGCGCGGGGCGAGCGGCGTGCAGGTGTTCCTGGACCTGAAGCTCCACGACATCCCGAACACCGTCGCCGGCGCGGCCAAGGCCGTGGCGCGGCTCAAGCCCGCCATCCTGACCGTCCACGCGGCCGGTGGCCCCGCGATGATCCAGGCGGCGGTGGAGGCCCTGCCCAACACCCAGATCGCGGCCGTGACGGTGCTCACGTCGCTCTCCGAGGCCGATCTGGAGCGGATCGGTGTCGCGGGTCCCTCCGATGACGCCGTGCGCCGTCTGGCGGTCGTGGCCGTCGGCGCGGGCGCCCAGGCCCTCGTGTGCTCGCCGCGTGAGGTCGCCACGGTGCGGGCAGAGGTCGGGCCGGACATCACCCTGATCACTCCCGGCGTCCGCCCCGTCGGCGCCGCGAGTCAGGATCAGGCAAGAGTAGCGACTCCTGAGCAGGCGCTCGCCGACGGGGCCGATCTTCTGGTCATCGGCCGCCCGATCACCGGCTCGGCCGACCCCGGAGCCGCCGCCGCGGGGATCGCCGCGGCGCTCCGGCGGACCCTCGCCGGCAGCGGACGCGCGGTGTGATCCAAGTCGCGGGAAACACGGCGCTGAGCGCAGTTTCGTCGACGCTCGGCAACTTTTCGGCTACACAAAGTGACGAAGTAGATTTTCTAAGGGAAGAAACTGGGCTTGACGTTGCTTGAAGCGTCATGACCAGCTAGTTTCCCTTCCCGTCCGAGTACATCCACAGGAAATTCGAGGTGACCCGGCGTGGCTCTTCCTCCCCTTACCCCTGAGCAGCGCGCCGCAGCCCTAGAGAAGGCTGCCAAGGCCCGCCGAGAGCGTGCCGAGGTTAAGAATCGCCTGAAGCACGGCGCGATCTCTCTGGCTGAGGTGCTCAAAGACGGGCAGGCCGACGACGTCATCGGCAAGATGAAGGTGTCGGCCCTTCTGGAGTCGCTCCCCGGCGTGGGCAAGGTCCGCGCCAAGCAGCTGATGGAGCGGCTTGGCATCGCAGAGTCCCGCCGCGTGCGGGGTCTCGGCGCCAACCAGCGAGCTTCGCTCGAGCGTGAGTTCGGCGGTGCCGAGAGCTAGTCTCGGTTCAGTAAGAACACGCTCACCCGCATCCGCGGGAACGGCATCACGGGGGGTTTGGAGTGACCGGAACGTCGTGGCCCGGCGAGAGTCGGGTCCCGGAGGAAACCGCTGAGAGCGGGTCCGGTGACTTCACCTCCCCGGTCGCAGGCCTGGTGGCGGCGCGAGCCTCCGCCGGGCCGACCGGCAACCGCCTGACGGTCCTCTCAGGACCGTCAGGCGTCGGCAAGTCCACGGTCGTCGCCGAGCTTCGGCGGGCACACCCCCAGGTGTGGCTGTCGGTCTCGGTGACCACCAGGAAGCCCCGGCCGGGGGAGACCCACGGGGTGGAGTACTTCTTCGCCGACGACGACGAGTTCGACCGCCTGGCCGCCTCCGGCGAGCTGCTGGAGTGGGCCGAGTTCGCCGGCAACAGGTACGGCACGCCGCGCGGCCCGGTGCTGGAGAAGCTCGCCGCCGGAGTGCCCACGCTGCTGGAGATCGACCTCCAGGGCGCGCGCCAGGTCCGGGCGAGCATGCCCGAGGCGGTGCTGGTCTTCCTGGCCCCGCCCACCTGGGAGGAGCTGGAGAAGCGCCTGCGCGGCAGGGGAACCGAACCCGAGGACGTCATCGCCCGGCGCCTGGCGGCGGGCCGGATCGAGATGGCCGCGGAGCAGGAATTCGACCTGACTCTTGTGAACACGTCCGTCCAGGATGTATGTCATCGGCTGATAGCCTTACTGGCTGATGCTCCCGAGGCTTCGAGCCCCGGTCGTTCACCTAGCTAGGGGAAATCACAACGTGGCAACGAACGCCGCCTATTCCGAAGGCATCACCAACCCGTCGATCGACGCGCTCCTCGACATC comes from Streptosporangium roseum DSM 43021 and encodes:
- the mihF gene encoding integration host factor, actinobacterial type: MALPPLTPEQRAAALEKAAKARRERAEVKNRLKHGAISLAEVLKDGQADDVIGKMKVSALLESLPGVGKVRAKQLMERLGIAESRRVRGLGANQRASLEREFGGAES
- the pyrF gene encoding orotidine-5'-phosphate decarboxylase → MTPAPIAVALDAPDLETAAHWASLVTPHVSTVKVGLELYLRYGPEVIASVRGASGVQVFLDLKLHDIPNTVAGAAKAVARLKPAILTVHAAGGPAMIQAAVEALPNTQIAAVTVLTSLSEADLERIGVAGPSDDAVRRLAVVAVGAGAQALVCSPREVATVRAEVGPDITLITPGVRPVGAASQDQARVATPEQALADGADLLVIGRPITGSADPGAAAAGIAAALRRTLAGSGRAV
- the carB gene encoding carbamoyl-phosphate synthase large subunit, whose protein sequence is MPKRTDIQSVMVIGSGPIVIGQACEFDYSGTQACRVLRAEGFRVILVNSNPATIMTDPEFADATYVEPITPDMVEKIIAKERPDALLPTLGGQTALNTAIALHEAGVLAKYDVELIGADVDAIQAGENRELFKGIVAKVARERGLNADSARSFVCHTLDECLTAAGELGYPLVVRPSFTMGGVGSGFAHDDEGLRRIAGAGLDASPTTEVLLEESILGWKEYELEVMRDKADNVVIVCSIENIDPMGVHTGDSVTVAPALTLTDREYQNMRDVAIAVIREVGVDTGGCNIQFAVDPATGRMVVIEMNPRVSRSSALASKATGFPIAKIAAKLAIGYTLDEIPNDITKETPASFEPSLDYIVVKVPRFAFDKFPGADQTLTTHMKSVGEAMAIGRSFPEALQKALRSLEKKGAVFTWAGEPGDKNDLLKACRTPHDGRLFTMQQAIRAGATPAELFEATAVDPWFLDQLQAIDEVAAELRQVPQLTAEVLTKVKRYGFSDLQIAELRDMTEPRVRDLRHALGVRPVYNTVDTCAAEFAARTPYLYSTYDEETEVPYGERPKVLILGSGPNRIGQGIEFDYACVHASFELSAAGYETVMVNCNPETVSTDYDTSDRLYFEPLTLEDVLEVVHAEQQTGPVAGVIVQLGGQTPLGLAQALKDAGVPIVGTSPESIHLAEERGAFGRVLAEAGLPAPKHGTAVTVDEALAIAGEIGYPVLVRPSYVLGGAGMAIVYDDETLTTYMSKAGAASDHPVLVDKFLDEAVEIDVDALFDGEELYLGGVMEHIEEAGIHSGDSACSLPPMTLGSHDIKRIRAATEEIARGVGVRGLLNVQYAMSANILYVLEANPRASRTVPFVSKATAVPLAKAAARVMMGATVAELRAEGMLPAEGDGGTMPLDAPIAVKEAVLPFNRFRGVDTVLGPEMRSTGEVMGIDRFFGTAYAKSQAAAYGSLPTGGRAFVSVANRDKRAMIFPVKALADLGFEILATEGTAEVLRRNGVHAKIVRKQSDGTGPEGEPTIGRRILDGEVDLIVNTPFGSPGQSGPRLDGYEIRTAAVLRGIPCITTVQGLAAAVQGIQAIVRGDIGVRSLQEHAEQLRG
- a CDS encoding dihydroorotate dehydrogenase, whose amino-acid sequence is MSVDMRTYLGHVELVNPIITAAGCAASGSELAQFFDLGRIGALTTRSITMAPRAGRPTPRMAETPSGMLNAIGLQGPGVDAFLERELPWLAQRNVRTVVSIGGGTVAEYTALARRLTDAPGVSAVEVNLSCPNIEDRGRVFARDGAASAEVVASVRSVMRYDVPVVAKLSPDVMDVVSVARACVDGGADALSMINNPLGMSIDTEAMRPSLAAVTGGLSGPAIRPLAVRCVWQVHAALPSVPIIGMGGVLTGRDAFELILAGACVVAVGTALFHDPYACLRILRELEELLAARGFHRLADAVGLAHRPPGAPTRHRTDLEESSL
- a CDS encoding dihydroorotate dehydrogenase electron transfer subunit; translation: MRETPVTPVQVTGTVLTTRRVDAYHALTVVAPGIAERFRPGHFVAVAVGGAQTSTLTRRAFSIHDVKPDYSGTVEFVFTVRGPGTAWLAERRARDTLDLVGPLGRPFPLPRDPVTCVLVGGEYGSATLFAVADALQQRGCRVDFVLGAASADRVFGALRARRMGETTTLTTEDGSLGLRGRVTDVLPGVIADVRADVVYACGPMPMLRGVTAVAVEFDIPVQVAVEERMACGIGVCMTCVLPVIGDDGVTRMVRSCVEGPVFRGERVRFDDVGTIPFDALGAPGGGSRNVG
- the gmk gene encoding guanylate kinase, with the translated sequence MVAARASAGPTGNRLTVLSGPSGVGKSTVVAELRRAHPQVWLSVSVTTRKPRPGETHGVEYFFADDDEFDRLAASGELLEWAEFAGNRYGTPRGPVLEKLAAGVPTLLEIDLQGARQVRASMPEAVLVFLAPPTWEELEKRLRGRGTEPEDVIARRLAAGRIEMAAEQEFDLTLVNTSVQDVCHRLIALLADAPEASSPGRSPS